The Nostoc sp. UHCC 0302 genome includes a window with the following:
- a CDS encoding AAA family ATPase: protein MIAPTQVDKLSALTLSEIQQFLESGLFRGIGKKTAQTLVNHFGSETLSILDYNPEQLEQIPGLSSYRIDGITKAWSSSKNNPNLGVIAQLLALKTPLSLTLKICDYYGHQTLHVLQNNPYRLADDIDGIGFKTADELAISLGFSLSCETRYASSLVYVLKSALREGNCFLPFEQLLFAAASVLKRPNYTPDHQLLNTILTQLIDKGTLISGDGKQSVYIKAAYRAELSVALKIQSFQRQPTRSTEHFEHWLAEFQKSEYRQLSRLSDEQISALMMAIKHPISIITGGPGRGKTHVLKTLLEWLIQQGAIIAQAAPTGKAANRMKDATGIEASTIHRLLQWQGVGQAFLYNEEKKLPLDWLIVDEFSMVDIFLFNSLLKALPSTTKILLVGDSDQLPSVGAGMVLRDLLHSDLVPTTRLQTIYRQKHESPIIYAANDVNFGTVPTLHEFHEAASWMDVGDCAMLEMDNPQATALAIRELALAMSKENVDLNQQLMVLAPQKDGPAGVHNLNKLLAPIFNPKKDNKQLVVSGSATYRVGDVCDKPLRASTRYTTQKSLRNYAPCDERRDGSSYCCRRR, encoded by the coding sequence ATGATTGCGCCAACTCAAGTTGATAAATTAAGCGCGCTAACTTTGTCTGAAATTCAGCAGTTTTTAGAGAGTGGACTGTTTCGTGGTATTGGCAAGAAAACTGCCCAAACTCTTGTCAACCACTTTGGCAGTGAAACTTTGTCGATTTTAGATTATAATCCCGAACAACTTGAGCAGATTCCGGGACTCAGCTCCTATCGGATTGATGGCATTACCAAAGCTTGGTCATCAAGCAAAAATAATCCTAACTTGGGAGTGATTGCCCAACTTTTAGCACTTAAGACCCCCCTGTCCTTAACCTTAAAAATTTGTGACTATTACGGACATCAAACTCTCCATGTACTCCAAAACAACCCTTATAGGTTAGCTGATGATATTGATGGCATCGGTTTTAAAACTGCTGATGAGTTAGCGATATCTCTAGGGTTCTCACTCTCGTGTGAGACTCGATATGCTTCATCTCTAGTTTATGTATTGAAATCAGCTTTACGTGAAGGTAATTGTTTTCTCCCGTTTGAGCAATTGCTTTTTGCAGCCGCATCTGTTCTCAAGCGTCCTAACTATACACCGGATCATCAACTTTTAAATACTATTCTTACTCAGCTAATAGATAAGGGAACTTTGATTTCTGGTGACGGGAAACAGAGTGTTTATATAAAAGCAGCCTACCGCGCTGAGCTTTCTGTTGCCTTAAAAATTCAATCTTTCCAGAGGCAACCAACTCGCTCTACAGAACATTTTGAACACTGGTTAGCTGAATTTCAGAAGAGCGAATATCGTCAACTCTCACGCTTGAGTGATGAACAAATCAGTGCCTTAATGATGGCGATAAAACATCCAATTAGTATCATTACTGGTGGCCCTGGTCGCGGCAAAACCCATGTTCTGAAAACCTTGCTCGAATGGCTCATACAACAGGGGGCAATAATTGCTCAAGCAGCTCCGACAGGAAAAGCTGCTAACCGAATGAAAGATGCTACAGGCATTGAAGCAAGTACCATTCATCGTTTACTTCAATGGCAGGGAGTTGGGCAAGCTTTTCTTTATAACGAAGAGAAAAAGCTCCCTCTCGACTGGCTGATTGTTGACGAGTTTTCGATGGTTGACATCTTCCTGTTTAATTCTCTACTCAAAGCTTTACCATCGACAACAAAAATTTTATTGGTCGGAGACTCTGACCAATTACCAAGTGTTGGAGCGGGAATGGTACTGCGAGACTTGCTTCATTCTGACTTAGTGCCAACTACAAGACTCCAAACCATTTATCGTCAAAAACATGAAAGCCCGATTATCTATGCGGCTAATGACGTAAATTTTGGTACAGTCCCAACACTGCACGAATTTCACGAAGCAGCTTCGTGGATGGATGTAGGTGATTGCGCCATGTTAGAGATGGATAATCCGCAAGCTACGGCGTTAGCCATTAGGGAGTTAGCCCTAGCCATGAGCAAAGAGAATGTTGATTTGAATCAACAACTGATGGTCTTAGCGCCCCAAAAGGACGGGCCTGCCGGGGTTCACAATCTCAACAAGCTTCTTGCCCCGATCTTTAATCCTAAAAAGGATAATAAACAACTTGTTGTTTCTGGCTCAGCCACCTATCGTGTAGGCGATGTCTGCGACAAGCCGCTAAGAGCGTCTACGCGTTATACAACTCAAAAATCGTTACGAAACTATGCCCCCTGTGATGAACGGAGAGATGGGTCGAGTTATTGCTGTAGACGAAGATAA
- a CDS encoding ATP-binding protein, translating to MQQEVLSKQLDLSALLHDVSNSFKGVSLIVNQLIDGVYGYSLEEIRPFLVALRDTNDRGMSLVEANRVCQEVRPVTVAQFDMLSSLQTTYSLFKPIAEYHSLKMHYETQLSYKHGTQVQGDSISIDRMLCNLVTNAIKYTRHGDIFLRLLNQEDDLVIEIEDTGIGITKEQLSNIFIPLWRAPNSNLLHQSGMGLGLYIALCVAHAHGLRISVDSVVRQGTKFTIIFPYKDNGVYGIDDRMLPKSQRLQDALPI from the coding sequence ATGCAACAGGAAGTTTTAAGCAAACAGTTGGATTTATCAGCCTTACTCCATGATGTGTCAAATTCTTTTAAAGGGGTATCGTTGATTGTAAATCAGTTAATTGATGGTGTTTATGGATACTCTCTAGAAGAAATCAGACCATTTCTGGTAGCCCTACGGGATACTAATGACCGAGGTATGAGCTTGGTTGAAGCTAACAGAGTCTGTCAAGAAGTTAGACCAGTAACAGTAGCTCAGTTTGATATGTTGAGTTCTTTACAAACAACTTATTCTCTCTTCAAACCAATAGCGGAGTATCATTCGTTGAAAATGCACTATGAAACTCAATTATCATACAAGCATGGAACGCAAGTACAAGGTGACAGCATAAGTATTGACAGAATGCTATGTAATCTTGTAACAAACGCTATTAAGTACACTAGACATGGAGATATCTTTTTAAGACTGCTCAATCAAGAAGATGATTTAGTTATCGAAATTGAAGATACGGGCATAGGAATTACCAAAGAACAACTATCAAATATATTTATCCCGTTATGGCGAGCGCCAAATAGCAATTTATTACATCAATCAGGGATGGGACTAGGACTGTACATCGCCTTATGTGTGGCTCATGCTCATGGTTTGAGAATAAGCGTAGACTCGGTAGTTAGACAAGGAACCAAATTCACCATCATATTTCCTTACAAAGATAACGGGGTCTATGGGATTGATGATAGGATGTTGCCCAAGTCACAGAGGTTACAAGATGCGTTACCTATATGA
- a CDS encoding ATP-dependent RecD-like DNA helicase, which yields MSTFGNLSAQQINATPVHETITGVVERLTFYSDESGYTVARLTRPRVSDLTTIVGNFANIQPGQTLQLTGFWRDHPQFGPQFQVVNYRETKPATLTGIEKYLGSGLIKGVGPVTARRIVEHFGLATLDIIENQIERLIEVQGIAKKRIKLIKNAWETQKAIKEVMVFLQSHGVSTTYAVKIYKQYKDEAIAKVTTNPYQLAEDIYGIGFLTADKIARNLGVPSDSEFRYRAGLIHVLGEAAADGHCYLPQPELVENVIKLLTTESHEPNESAIVNIIKDMALKDDLIREKSEDQTLLCYKPTYFHTEQNLAQLIQQRLNQPVAQDMPRVRDWIDRFTKSRKIQLSPQQRLAVEMAAYSKILILTGGPGCGKTFTTHTIVSLWKAMGKSIALAAPTGRAAQRLGEMTGLEAKTIHRLLEFDPKTMGFKCDSENPLPHSAIIADEASMLDLFLAYSLVKAIADGSQLLLVGDIDQLPSVGPGQILADLINSGRVPVVRLTQVFRQAQQSAIITAAHQINQGLYPTIEPISNNPVSDCLWHGGGFAPEHGVQAICELITDFIPRLGFNPATDVQVLCPMLRGLIGTRNLNTVLQQLINPPSPDKVEITRGGNLLREGDRIIQLTNDYNREVFNGDLGIIQSIDTVEQEVIVQYGERPVVYDYADLNEIALAFAVSIHKVIFEKEITS from the coding sequence ATGTCCACTTTTGGCAATCTTTCTGCTCAACAAATAAATGCAACTCCAGTTCATGAAACTATTACCGGAGTTGTAGAACGCCTGACTTTCTATTCTGATGAATCCGGTTATACCGTCGCACGACTGACGCGTCCTCGTGTCAGCGATTTAACCACCATTGTTGGCAACTTTGCTAATATCCAGCCAGGGCAGACGCTACAATTAACTGGTTTCTGGCGCGACCATCCCCAATTTGGGCCGCAATTCCAAGTCGTCAACTACCGAGAAACTAAACCCGCCACGCTCACCGGAATTGAGAAATACCTGGGCAGCGGTCTGATCAAAGGTGTAGGGCCTGTTACTGCTAGGCGCATTGTTGAACACTTTGGTTTAGCAACTCTTGACATCATCGAAAACCAGATTGAGCGCTTGATTGAAGTTCAGGGCATTGCCAAAAAGCGAATCAAGCTAATCAAGAACGCCTGGGAGACACAGAAAGCCATCAAAGAAGTGATGGTGTTTCTTCAAAGTCATGGCGTTTCCACAACATACGCGGTGAAGATTTACAAGCAGTATAAAGATGAAGCGATAGCGAAAGTCACCACCAACCCCTACCAGTTAGCCGAAGATATCTACGGCATCGGGTTTCTGACAGCTGATAAGATTGCTCGGAATTTAGGAGTCCCATCTGATAGTGAATTTCGTTACCGTGCGGGACTAATTCATGTTCTCGGTGAAGCTGCTGCCGATGGACATTGCTATTTACCCCAACCAGAACTAGTTGAGAATGTTATTAAACTGCTGACTACAGAATCGCACGAACCGAATGAAAGCGCCATCGTCAACATCATTAAAGATATGGCACTCAAGGACGACCTAATTCGTGAAAAAAGCGAAGACCAAACGCTGCTATGTTACAAACCGACTTACTTTCATACTGAACAGAACCTTGCTCAATTAATACAACAGCGATTAAACCAACCAGTCGCGCAAGATATGCCTCGTGTCCGGGATTGGATTGACCGCTTCACCAAGAGTCGCAAAATCCAGCTTTCACCACAGCAGCGGTTGGCGGTAGAAATGGCTGCTTATTCCAAAATCCTGATTTTAACTGGTGGCCCTGGTTGCGGGAAAACTTTCACTACCCACACCATAGTCTCTCTGTGGAAAGCAATGGGTAAATCTATCGCCCTAGCTGCTCCCACTGGACGGGCTGCTCAACGCCTTGGTGAAATGACCGGACTCGAAGCCAAAACCATACACCGCTTGTTGGAGTTTGACCCCAAGACAATGGGCTTTAAGTGCGACAGCGAAAATCCTTTACCCCACAGTGCAATTATTGCTGATGAAGCCAGTATGCTTGACTTGTTTCTAGCTTACTCTTTAGTTAAAGCGATTGCAGATGGTTCGCAACTACTGTTAGTCGGAGATATCGACCAGTTACCTTCAGTTGGCCCCGGTCAAATACTCGCTGACCTCATCAATTCTGGTCGCGTACCTGTAGTGCGCTTAACCCAAGTTTTTCGTCAAGCCCAACAGAGTGCAATTATTACCGCTGCTCACCAAATTAATCAAGGACTGTACCCTACTATTGAGCCGATTTCTAATAATCCCGTGTCTGACTGCTTGTGGCATGGAGGCGGATTTGCGCCTGAACATGGTGTACAAGCAATCTGCGAACTCATTACAGACTTTATTCCTCGCTTAGGCTTTAATCCGGCTACTGATGTGCAAGTCCTTTGCCCCATGTTGCGGGGACTTATCGGTACTCGCAACCTCAACACCGTTTTGCAGCAGTTGATTAACCCACCCAGCCCTGACAAAGTAGAGATTACCAGGGGTGGGAATCTGTTGCGCGAAGGCGACCGCATTATTCAACTGACCAATGACTACAACCGCGAAGTCTTCAACGGCGACTTGGGGATTATCCAAAGCATTGATACTGTTGAGCAGGAAGTAATAGTGCAGTATGGTGAGCGTCCTGTCGTTTACGATTATGCAGACTTGAATGAAATTGCCTTGGCGTTCGCTGTCTCAATACATAAGGTGATTTTTGAAAAAGAAATTACCAGCTAA
- a CDS encoding tetratricopeptide repeat protein, producing the protein MAPKNSIAYNNRGLSRKEIRDYQGAISDYTKAIELDSSNARAYLNRGLVRVEMGDKKGAIADYKKGDSLFLQQGETGYHQTILEEIRQLNAGSK; encoded by the coding sequence ATGGCTCCCAAAAATAGCATAGCGTACAACAACCGGGGACTCTCGCGTAAGGAAATTAGGGATTATCAAGGTGCGATATCCGATTACACCAAGGCGATTGAACTTGATTCAAGCAACGCCAGGGCTTACTTAAATCGGGGTTTAGTCAGGGTGGAAATGGGGGATAAGAAAGGGGCGATTGCAGATTATAAAAAAGGCGATAGTTTATTTTTGCAGCAGGGAGAGACAGGCTATCACCAAACTATCTTGGAGGAAATTCGTCAACTGAACGCCGGATCGAAGTAA
- a CDS encoding ATP-binding domain-containing protein: protein MGRVIAVDEDKQMLTIDWEGGATVDYYKGDFEQIMHSFCITCHKSQGSEFQYVIFPLIMSNSRMLTRQLLYTTMTRAMGTFIAVGQHLALNIAVATDKPSSRFTGLTNLLISPIDEITNIWHSLGSAKKTTRQASSTVTVASRLQQRSCTATQGQMTAIGSLAQNMYESKYGYRPSKQPELVGKFRFNTYHYEASEVELIDSAIDAVLGNQ, encoded by the coding sequence ATGGGTCGAGTTATTGCTGTAGACGAAGATAAGCAAATGCTTACGATTGACTGGGAGGGCGGCGCGACCGTTGATTATTATAAAGGGGACTTTGAGCAAATTATGCATTCCTTTTGTATCACTTGCCACAAGAGCCAGGGCAGTGAGTTTCAGTATGTGATTTTCCCGTTAATTATGTCCAATTCCCGGATGTTAACCCGTCAACTGCTTTACACCACCATGACTCGTGCAATGGGTACATTTATCGCCGTTGGACAACACCTTGCATTAAATATTGCTGTCGCCACAGATAAACCCTCTTCACGCTTTACCGGGCTAACCAATCTGCTCATCTCACCTATTGATGAAATTACTAATATTTGGCACAGCTTGGGCAGTGCCAAGAAGACCACAAGGCAAGCAAGCAGTACTGTCACTGTCGCATCACGACTGCAACAACGCTCATGCACTGCTACACAAGGACAAATGACAGCCATCGGCAGTCTTGCACAAAATATGTATGAGTCCAAATATGGTTATCGTCCTTCAAAGCAACCCGAACTCGTCGGCAAGTTTCGCTTTAACACTTATCATTATGAAGCTTCAGAAGTTGAATTAATTGATTCGGCTATTGATGCAGTTCTGGGTAACCAATAA
- a CDS encoding DUF6753 family protein: MTAQDTLQGYSPSEQKRIVEGAYQLGITPDDPVFKMMATLGRYEETVIDLQARMEAMIEAWAALIDQKLEKTSKSAESMHYTVVSSAVRDEMKKIKPTGTAGMKVQGGWGLGTVSAVCGLVAAGSTLLGSLTTWNIVSNLGTNQSVLVSRNDLKILQWAKSQEGKEMYQIILKNQGVIEACQEKEDKTRGYCLIQVGK, from the coding sequence ATGACAGCGCAAGACACATTACAAGGGTATTCTCCATCAGAACAAAAACGCATAGTTGAAGGGGCATACCAACTAGGAATTACACCAGATGATCCAGTGTTTAAAATGATGGCAACACTGGGCAGATATGAAGAAACGGTGATAGACCTCCAGGCAAGAATGGAGGCAATGATAGAAGCGTGGGCAGCACTGATAGACCAAAAACTGGAAAAGACAAGCAAATCCGCCGAGTCAATGCACTATACGGTTGTCTCTAGTGCCGTGCGTGATGAGATGAAAAAAATTAAGCCTACTGGCACAGCAGGGATGAAAGTGCAAGGAGGCTGGGGGTTAGGAACAGTATCAGCAGTATGTGGATTAGTAGCGGCCGGCAGTACGTTGTTGGGTTCCTTGACAACGTGGAATATTGTTTCAAACTTAGGAACAAATCAGTCAGTATTAGTCTCACGTAATGATCTCAAGATTCTCCAATGGGCAAAATCCCAAGAGGGTAAGGAGATGTATCAAATCATCTTAAAAAATCAAGGAGTAATTGAAGCCTGTCAAGAAAAGGAGGATAAAACCAGAGGTTATTGCTTAATTCAAGTAGGTAAGTAG
- a CDS encoding transposase produces the protein MNGVERRSFQAEMALKYCQGSTRLAEKLFGWGRQNIKVGLAEKRTGITCVGLQSTFSGAKRWEEKQPEVALSLQQLAESYAQQDPTFKTSLAYTRLTAASALKELKELGFSQEQLPGASTMAQVLNRMGYRLRKVVKAKPQKKLHKQTTSSTTLKNFRILQQANQSRD, from the coding sequence ATGAATGGAGTAGAACGTCGCAGTTTTCAGGCAGAGATGGCATTGAAATATTGCCAGGGAAGCACAAGGCTTGCAGAAAAGTTATTTGGCTGGGGTAGACAGAATATAAAGGTAGGATTGGCAGAAAAACGAACAGGGATAACCTGTGTAGGATTACAGTCAACCTTTAGTGGAGCAAAGCGTTGGGAGGAGAAACAACCGGAAGTTGCATTGTCACTGCAACAGCTTGCAGAATCTTATGCTCAACAAGACCCAACATTTAAAACATCATTAGCCTATACCAGACTAACAGCAGCATCGGCGTTGAAAGAATTAAAAGAGCTTGGATTTAGCCAAGAGCAATTGCCAGGAGCCAGTACAATGGCACAAGTATTGAACCGAATGGGCTATCGTCTTCGCAAAGTCGTAAAAGCCAAACCTCAAAAAAAATTGCACAAACAGACGACATCTTCAACAACATTAAAGAATTTCAGAATCTTGCAACAAGCGAATCAGTCAAGAGACTAA
- a CDS encoding response regulator transcription factor, whose protein sequence is MIRLVIIEDEELIRLGITTAINQQPDMQMVGIARTGNEGVKLVEELTPDVVLVDIGLPDISGVEVIKQIKANTNNIKIVVLSSHYSQSIVQSALNAGANSYILKKNNIPLILEAIKTTFYDSKSFFDPDISRHNFFSQQKIKGKTYQDHLSTTEIQIISLMAAGFSNKLIAEQLFITESTVKGHINKIFAKLDVSDRVNALIEASKLGYIEQNYLKVG, encoded by the coding sequence ATGATTCGATTAGTAATTATTGAGGATGAAGAACTAATCCGATTAGGAATAACTACCGCCATTAATCAACAACCAGATATGCAGATGGTAGGGATTGCTCGGACTGGGAATGAAGGAGTTAAACTAGTTGAGGAGTTAACTCCTGATGTGGTATTAGTAGATATTGGCTTGCCTGATATCTCTGGGGTCGAAGTCATTAAACAAATCAAAGCCAATACAAACAACATTAAGATTGTTGTTCTTTCTTCTCATTATTCTCAGAGTATTGTCCAGTCTGCTTTAAATGCCGGCGCTAATTCTTACATTCTCAAGAAGAATAATATTCCCTTGATCTTAGAAGCAATTAAAACCACCTTCTACGATAGCAAGTCTTTTTTTGACCCTGATATTAGCCGACATAATTTTTTTTCCCAACAGAAAATCAAGGGGAAGACTTACCAAGATCATCTCAGTACCACTGAAATCCAAATTATTTCTTTGATGGCAGCTGGTTTTTCTAATAAGCTTATTGCCGAGCAGTTATTTATTACTGAAAGTACCGTCAAAGGACATATTAACAAGATTTTTGCGAAGTTAGATGTCAGCGATCGCGTCAATGCTCTGATTGAAGCTAGTAAACTTGGGTACATCGAACAAAATTACCTGAAGGTAGGTTAG
- a CDS encoding tyrosine-type recombinase/integrase, which produces MTLSLVHIVAHRKAIASLPVAQAEAKLIALWLEGKASSSIQAYQRYTRRFLDFLDKPLKKVTYEDLVEYASSFGGNAESTKRIYIACAKSLISFAHKIGYLPFNVGMALKLGELPDVINERYLDEADIKLLVRAASKALAAAKTPKRQYTALRNLLIIKLLYQAGLRASEICNLTWGDLTPRSDSGQVYVRKAKGSKSRTILIKPKLWAELMEFKGDTHLTDAVFKSQKGGHLDRQNLHPIVKAIAVEAGLSELVSAHWLRHAHGSHAIERGTNPVLVKETLGHSNLAVTDRYLKARPNESSALNLIDI; this is translated from the coding sequence ATGACGCTCTCTCTGGTTCATATTGTCGCGCATAGAAAGGCGATCGCTTCCTTGCCAGTAGCGCAGGCGGAGGCGAAGTTGATTGCGCTGTGGTTGGAGGGAAAAGCGTCGTCTTCTATTCAGGCTTACCAGCGATACACTAGGCGATTCCTGGATTTTCTGGACAAGCCGCTCAAAAAAGTGACTTATGAAGACTTGGTAGAATACGCTAGTTCTTTTGGGGGCAATGCCGAAAGCACAAAGCGGATATACATAGCTTGTGCTAAAAGCTTGATTAGTTTCGCTCATAAAATTGGATATCTCCCTTTTAATGTGGGTATGGCTTTAAAACTGGGCGAACTACCAGATGTAATCAACGAACGCTATTTAGACGAAGCTGATATTAAGCTGTTGGTACGGGCAGCATCAAAAGCGCTCGCAGCGGCGAAAACTCCTAAACGGCAGTACACAGCCCTACGTAATTTGTTAATTATCAAACTCTTGTATCAGGCAGGGTTACGGGCGAGTGAAATCTGTAATTTGACTTGGGGAGATTTGACACCTCGCAGTGACAGTGGACAGGTGTACGTGAGAAAAGCTAAAGGCAGCAAAAGCCGTACAATTCTCATTAAGCCGAAGCTGTGGGCAGAACTAATGGAGTTTAAAGGTGATACTCATCTCACAGATGCAGTATTCAAGAGTCAGAAGGGGGGACACCTCGACCGCCAAAACTTACACCCGATTGTCAAAGCAATTGCTGTTGAAGCTGGATTAAGCGAACTGGTTTCGGCTCACTGGTTACGTCATGCCCACGGTTCTCACGCGATTGAGCGTGGGACTAATCCAGTGCTAGTTAAAGAAACTTTGGGTCACTCCAATTTGGCTGTCACTGATCGCTACCTGAAAGCTAGACCGAATGAAAGCAGTGCTTTAAATTTGATAGATATTTGA
- a CDS encoding transposase encodes MAQTDDIFNNIKEFQNLATSESVKRLSIDCKATVNIGDYSRGGKTRGDNQASDHDMGCKEKYIPCGIVDEDNGQLHIIFGSSYKTSDFIVDNLIHWWKTITPEQRRDSELIQIKIDNGPESSGVRTQFLKRMVEFVDQINRPIQLLYYPPYHSKYNPIERCWGILEQHWNGTKLVDVETMLSWASSMTWKGLHPILALSNIVYQKGISLTKKAMKQVESRLQRNPLLPKWDILIRPL; translated from the coding sequence ATTGCACAAACAGACGACATCTTCAACAACATTAAAGAATTTCAGAATCTTGCAACAAGCGAATCAGTCAAGAGACTAAGCATAGACTGTAAAGCCACCGTCAATATTGGAGATTATTCGCGTGGCGGAAAAACCAGAGGGGACAATCAAGCTAGCGACCATGATATGGGATGCAAGGAAAAATACATTCCTTGTGGAATTGTAGACGAAGACAATGGGCAACTACATATTATCTTTGGCAGTTCCTATAAAACCAGCGATTTCATTGTTGATAACCTGATTCATTGGTGGAAAACAATTACACCAGAACAAAGACGGGATAGCGAACTGATACAAATTAAAATTGATAACGGTCCCGAAAGTAGCGGAGTACGAACTCAATTCTTAAAAAGGATGGTTGAATTTGTTGATCAGATTAACAGACCGATTCAATTACTTTACTATCCCCCCTACCATAGTAAATATAATCCTATAGAGCGCTGCTGGGGCATTCTTGAACAGCATTGGAATGGAACCAAGCTTGTTGATGTTGAAACTATGCTCTCATGGGCTTCTAGCATGACTTGGAAAGGGCTACATCCAATTTTGGCTTTAAGCAACATTGTTTACCAAAAAGGGATTTCTCTGACTAAGAAAGCCATGAAGCAAGTCGAGTCGAGATTGCAGAGAAATCCACTTTTGCCCAAATGGGATATCTTGATTCGACCACTTTAG